The proteins below are encoded in one region of Coffea arabica cultivar ET-39 chromosome 4c, Coffea Arabica ET-39 HiFi, whole genome shotgun sequence:
- the LOC113739641 gene encoding uncharacterized protein isoform X1, protein MPRNSSRKGPSNSATSTNSSSAVDLFRSATGKAASKELERIDQLFFSYANNSSGLIDPEGIESFCSDLEVDHTDVRILMLAWKMQAEKQGYFTLDEWRRGLRALRADTIVKLKKALPDLDKEVRRPSTFEDFYTYAFQYCLTEEKQKSIDIESICVLLDLVLGSRFGPQVDYLVQYLKTQTDYKVINMDQWKGFYRFCTEISFPDLSNYDPDSAWPWILDNFVDWMRAKQG, encoded by the exons ATGCCTCGCAATTCATCAAGAAAAGGTCCCTCCAATTCTGCTACCTCCACCAATTCTTCCTCGGCGGTCGATCTCTTTCGCTCTG CTACAGGTAAAGCTGCCAGCAAGGAGCTGGAGCGAATCGATCAGCTCTTCTTTTCATATGCAAATAATTCATCTGGATTAATTGA CCCTGAAGGAATTGAATCTTTTTGTTCTGATTTGGAGGTGGATCATACTGATGTCCGGATATTAATGCTGGCAtg GAAAATGCAAGCTGAGAAACAAGGATACTTTACCCTG GATGAATGGAGAAGAGGTCTCAGAGCATTGCGAGCAGATACAATTGTTAAACTGAAAAAAGCACTTCCTGACCTTGACAAAGAG GTTAGGAGGCCGTCAACATTTGAGGATTTCTACACATATGCGTTCCAATATTGTCTAACAG aggaaaaacaaaagagcaTTGATATTGAGAGTATATGTGTTCTACTGGATCTTGTTTTGGGATCCCGATTTGGACCACAAGTTGACTATTTGGTTCAGTATCTTAAG ACACAGACTGATTACAAGGTTATAAACATGGATCAGTGGAAGGGGTTTTATCGTTTTTGCACTGAG ATAAGCTTCCCAGACCTTAGTAACTATGACCCGGACTCTGCTTGGCCCTGGATCTTGGATAATTTTGTTGACTGGATGAGAGCGAAGCAGGGTTAA
- the LOC113739641 gene encoding uncharacterized protein isoform X2: MLCLATGKAASKELERIDQLFFSYANNSSGLIDPEGIESFCSDLEVDHTDVRILMLAWKMQAEKQGYFTLDEWRRGLRALRADTIVKLKKALPDLDKEVRRPSTFEDFYTYAFQYCLTEEKQKSIDIESICVLLDLVLGSRFGPQVDYLVQYLKTQTDYKVINMDQWKGFYRFCTEISFPDLSNYDPDSAWPWILDNFVDWMRAKQG; this comes from the exons ATGTTGTGCTTAG CTACAGGTAAAGCTGCCAGCAAGGAGCTGGAGCGAATCGATCAGCTCTTCTTTTCATATGCAAATAATTCATCTGGATTAATTGA CCCTGAAGGAATTGAATCTTTTTGTTCTGATTTGGAGGTGGATCATACTGATGTCCGGATATTAATGCTGGCAtg GAAAATGCAAGCTGAGAAACAAGGATACTTTACCCTG GATGAATGGAGAAGAGGTCTCAGAGCATTGCGAGCAGATACAATTGTTAAACTGAAAAAAGCACTTCCTGACCTTGACAAAGAG GTTAGGAGGCCGTCAACATTTGAGGATTTCTACACATATGCGTTCCAATATTGTCTAACAG aggaaaaacaaaagagcaTTGATATTGAGAGTATATGTGTTCTACTGGATCTTGTTTTGGGATCCCGATTTGGACCACAAGTTGACTATTTGGTTCAGTATCTTAAG ACACAGACTGATTACAAGGTTATAAACATGGATCAGTGGAAGGGGTTTTATCGTTTTTGCACTGAG ATAAGCTTCCCAGACCTTAGTAACTATGACCCGGACTCTGCTTGGCCCTGGATCTTGGATAATTTTGTTGACTGGATGAGAGCGAAGCAGGGTTAA
- the LOC113739644 gene encoding deSI-like protein At4g17486, whose amino-acid sequence MLCRKSSVKNGRGTVPVYLNVYDLTSINGYAYWLGLGVYHSGVQVHGVEYAFGAHEYPTTGIFEGGPKQCDGFTFRKALLMGWTEMTPGQVRGVMEELAEKYRGNAYNLITKNCNHFCNDACIKLTGNPIPSWVNRLAKLGFFCKCIIPVTLNTTKVGHHTIEDKVCDSEKTKLRSRSKRSNSPSSSSSSSSSQDSTNRDPSRTSHPPSSPLIPGSSSS is encoded by the exons ATGTTGTGCAGAAAAAGTTCAGTTAAAAATGGCCGCGGAACAGTGCCAGTGTACCTGAATGTTTATGACCTTACATCCATTAATGGGTATGCTTATTGGCTCGGCCTCGGGGTCTACCATTCCGGAGTTCAAG TTCACGGGGTGGAGTATGCATTTGGAGCTCATGAGTATCCGACGACCGGAATTTTCGAAGGGGGACCAAAGCAGTGCGATGGATTCACGTTTAGGAAAGCGCTGTTGATGGGATGGACGGAAATGACACCAGGGCAGGTGAGGGGAGTGATGGAGGAGCTTGCTGAAAAGTACAGAGGAAATGCGTACAATCTCATAACCAAGAATTGTAACCATTTCTGCAATGATGCTTGCATTAAGCTCACTGGGAATCCAATTCCCAGCTGGGTCAATCGCCTTGCCAAGCTAG GTTTCTTCTGCAAGTGTATCATTCCAGTGACCTTAAACACAACTAAAGTTGGTCATCACACAATCGAAGACAAGGTCTGCGATAGCGAGAAAACGAAACTCAGGAGCCGCTCAAAAAGATCGAATTCGCCTTCAAGTTCATCGTCATCTTCATCCTCACAAGATTCAACGAATAGGGATCCAAGTAGAACCtctcatcctccatcttcaccATTGATTCCTGGCTCTAGTTCTTCCTAG